A single genomic interval of Oncorhynchus mykiss isolate Arlee chromosome 13, USDA_OmykA_1.1, whole genome shotgun sequence harbors:
- the LOC110485820 gene encoding septin-9 isoform X5, whose protein sequence is MKKSPANSGSEVKPSHSNMSTPQPPAKGASHAAGDFSYVGIDAILEQMRRKAMKQGFELNIMIVGQSGLGKSTLMNTLFKSKVSRKSVVSTPEERIPKTIEIKSISHDIEEKGVRMKLTVIDTPGFGDHINNENCWQPIMKFINDQYEQYLQEEININRKKRIPDSRVHCCMYFIPPTGHCLRPLDVEFMSRLSKVVNIVPVIAKADTLTLEERDFFKQTIREGLRANGIDVYPQEEFDEDSDDRMINDKIREMIPFAVVGSNQEYQVNGKRLLGRKTKWGTIEVENIAHCEFAHLRDLLIRTHMQNIKDITSSIHYEVYRVRRLNETGAQPNAQPPNTLVNPQPQQANGVAAQHQVLTHEM, encoded by the exons GGTCAGAGGTCAAGCCGAGCCACAGCAACATGTCCACCCCGCAACCCCCTGCCAAGGGAGCGTCACATGCCGCTGGTGACTTCAGCTACGTGGGCATCGATGCCATCCTGGAGCAGATGAGGAGGAAGGCCATGAAACAGGGCTTTGAGCTCAACATCATGATCGTCG GTCAGAGTGGTCTGGGGAAGTCGACCCTGATGAACACTCTGTTCAAGTCTAAGGTCAGCAGGAAGTCTGTGGTGTCCACCCCCGAGGAGAGGATCCCCAAGACCATCGAGATCAAGTCCATCAgccacg acaTCGAAGAGAAGGGCGTGAGGATGAAACTAACGGTAATCGACACTCCCGGCTTTGGGGACCACATCAACAACGAGAACTG CTGGCAGCCAATCATGAAGTTCATCAATGACCAGTATGAGCAGTACCTGCAGGAGGAGATCAACATCAACAGGAAGAAGAGGATCCCAGACTCACGGGTTCACTGCTGTATGTACTTCATACCACCTACTGGACACTG tctGAGGCCCCTGGATGTGGAGTTTATGAGTCGTCTGAGTAAAGTGGTCAACATAGTCCCTGTCATCGCCAAGGCAGACACACTCACCCTGGAGGAGAGGGACTTCTTCAAACAGACG ATCAGGGAAGGACTGCGAGCCAACGGGATCGACGTCTACCCTCAGGAAGAGTTTGACGAGGATTCTGATGACAGGATGATCAATGATAAGATCAGG GAGATGATCCCATTTGCTGTGGTGGGGAGCAACCAGGAGTACCAGGTCAATGGAAAGAGGCTTCTGGGCAGAAAAACTAAGTGGGGAACCATAGAAG TTGAGAACATTGCGCACTGTGAGTTTGCCCACCTGCGAGACCTTCTCATCAG GACCCACATGCAGAACATCAAGGACATCACCAGTAGCATCCACTACGAGGTGTACCGTGTCCGCAGGCTAAACGAGACCGGCGCCCAGCCCAACGCCCAGCCACCCAACACACTGGTCAACCCACAGCCACAGCAGGCCAACGGGGTGGCAGCGCAGCACCAAGTCCTGACCCATGAGATGTAG
- the LOC110485820 gene encoding septin-9 isoform X6 has translation MSTPQPPAKGASHAAGDFSYVGIDAILEQMRRKAMKQGFELNIMIVGQSGLGKSTLMNTLFKSKVSRKSVVSTPEERIPKTIEIKSISHDIEEKGVRMKLTVIDTPGFGDHINNENCWQPIMKFINDQYEQYLQEEININRKKRIPDSRVHCCMYFIPPTGHCLRPLDVEFMSRLSKVVNIVPVIAKADTLTLEERDFFKQTIREGLRANGIDVYPQEEFDEDSDDRMINDKIREMIPFAVVGSNQEYQVNGKRLLGRKTKWGTIEVENIAHCEFAHLRDLLIRTHMQNIKDITSSIHYEVYRVRRLNETGAQPNAQPPNTLVNPQPQQANGVAAQHQVLTHEM, from the exons ATGTCCACCCCGCAACCCCCTGCCAAGGGAGCGTCACATGCCGCTGGTGACTTCAGCTACGTGGGCATCGATGCCATCCTGGAGCAGATGAGGAGGAAGGCCATGAAACAGGGCTTTGAGCTCAACATCATGATCGTCG GTCAGAGTGGTCTGGGGAAGTCGACCCTGATGAACACTCTGTTCAAGTCTAAGGTCAGCAGGAAGTCTGTGGTGTCCACCCCCGAGGAGAGGATCCCCAAGACCATCGAGATCAAGTCCATCAgccacg acaTCGAAGAGAAGGGCGTGAGGATGAAACTAACGGTAATCGACACTCCCGGCTTTGGGGACCACATCAACAACGAGAACTG CTGGCAGCCAATCATGAAGTTCATCAATGACCAGTATGAGCAGTACCTGCAGGAGGAGATCAACATCAACAGGAAGAAGAGGATCCCAGACTCACGGGTTCACTGCTGTATGTACTTCATACCACCTACTGGACACTG tctGAGGCCCCTGGATGTGGAGTTTATGAGTCGTCTGAGTAAAGTGGTCAACATAGTCCCTGTCATCGCCAAGGCAGACACACTCACCCTGGAGGAGAGGGACTTCTTCAAACAGACG ATCAGGGAAGGACTGCGAGCCAACGGGATCGACGTCTACCCTCAGGAAGAGTTTGACGAGGATTCTGATGACAGGATGATCAATGATAAGATCAGG GAGATGATCCCATTTGCTGTGGTGGGGAGCAACCAGGAGTACCAGGTCAATGGAAAGAGGCTTCTGGGCAGAAAAACTAAGTGGGGAACCATAGAAG TTGAGAACATTGCGCACTGTGAGTTTGCCCACCTGCGAGACCTTCTCATCAG GACCCACATGCAGAACATCAAGGACATCACCAGTAGCATCCACTACGAGGTGTACCGTGTCCGCAGGCTAAACGAGACCGGCGCCCAGCCCAACGCCCAGCCACCCAACACACTGGTCAACCCACAGCCACAGCAGGCCAACGGGGTGGCAGCGCAGCACCAAGTCCTGACCCATGAGATGTAG
- the LOC110485820 gene encoding septin-9 isoform X4 → MAACGAEMHINPEMEVLWSEVKPSHSNMSTPQPPAKGASHAAGDFSYVGIDAILEQMRRKAMKQGFELNIMIVGQSGLGKSTLMNTLFKSKVSRKSVVSTPEERIPKTIEIKSISHDIEEKGVRMKLTVIDTPGFGDHINNENCWQPIMKFINDQYEQYLQEEININRKKRIPDSRVHCCMYFIPPTGHCLRPLDVEFMSRLSKVVNIVPVIAKADTLTLEERDFFKQTIREGLRANGIDVYPQEEFDEDSDDRMINDKIREMIPFAVVGSNQEYQVNGKRLLGRKTKWGTIEVENIAHCEFAHLRDLLIRTHMQNIKDITSSIHYEVYRVRRLNETGAQPNAQPPNTLVNPQPQQANGVAAQHQVLTHEM, encoded by the exons GGTCAGAGGTCAAGCCGAGCCACAGCAACATGTCCACCCCGCAACCCCCTGCCAAGGGAGCGTCACATGCCGCTGGTGACTTCAGCTACGTGGGCATCGATGCCATCCTGGAGCAGATGAGGAGGAAGGCCATGAAACAGGGCTTTGAGCTCAACATCATGATCGTCG GTCAGAGTGGTCTGGGGAAGTCGACCCTGATGAACACTCTGTTCAAGTCTAAGGTCAGCAGGAAGTCTGTGGTGTCCACCCCCGAGGAGAGGATCCCCAAGACCATCGAGATCAAGTCCATCAgccacg acaTCGAAGAGAAGGGCGTGAGGATGAAACTAACGGTAATCGACACTCCCGGCTTTGGGGACCACATCAACAACGAGAACTG CTGGCAGCCAATCATGAAGTTCATCAATGACCAGTATGAGCAGTACCTGCAGGAGGAGATCAACATCAACAGGAAGAAGAGGATCCCAGACTCACGGGTTCACTGCTGTATGTACTTCATACCACCTACTGGACACTG tctGAGGCCCCTGGATGTGGAGTTTATGAGTCGTCTGAGTAAAGTGGTCAACATAGTCCCTGTCATCGCCAAGGCAGACACACTCACCCTGGAGGAGAGGGACTTCTTCAAACAGACG ATCAGGGAAGGACTGCGAGCCAACGGGATCGACGTCTACCCTCAGGAAGAGTTTGACGAGGATTCTGATGACAGGATGATCAATGATAAGATCAGG GAGATGATCCCATTTGCTGTGGTGGGGAGCAACCAGGAGTACCAGGTCAATGGAAAGAGGCTTCTGGGCAGAAAAACTAAGTGGGGAACCATAGAAG TTGAGAACATTGCGCACTGTGAGTTTGCCCACCTGCGAGACCTTCTCATCAG GACCCACATGCAGAACATCAAGGACATCACCAGTAGCATCCACTACGAGGTGTACCGTGTCCGCAGGCTAAACGAGACCGGCGCCCAGCCCAACGCCCAGCCACCCAACACACTGGTCAACCCACAGCCACAGCAGGCCAACGGGGTGGCAGCGCAGCACCAAGTCCTGACCCATGAGATGTAG